One Ananas comosus cultivar F153 linkage group 1, ASM154086v1, whole genome shotgun sequence DNA window includes the following coding sequences:
- the LOC109703946 gene encoding uncharacterized protein LOC109703946 isoform X2: MAVAANYLLTHLKCHHQASHSPLLGLIGNNGWVLSLSTGGSWMKPQRVASNAPPIASVKPPRASNEKTNIVSADNDDGNDGVSLGTMKLPSNIDVDRFEILLFQVDKVQGGVRLGFIKVDDGKTEVQVYIDCLVFPATESSGPIFQAVRKGPLKDQVPPGEPRIMRSLLQALQTSVEIAKV, encoded by the exons ATGGCAGTAGCTGCGAACTATCTCCTGACGCATTTAAAGTGCCATCACCAAGCCTCTCACTCCCCTTTGCTGGGATTAATCGGCAATAATGGTTGGGTTTTATCTCTCTCTACTGGTGGCTCATGGATGAAGCCTCAAAGAGTCGCTAGTAATGCACCACCCATAGCATCTGTTAAGCCACCACGAGCCTCAAATGAGAAAACCAACATTGTTTCAGCGGACAATGATGATGGTAATGATGGGGTTTCTCTTGGAACAATGAAGCTGCCTTCTAATATCGACGTTGATCGGTTCGAGATTTTGCTCTTCCAG GTGGATAAAGTACAAGGAGGAGTGAGACTGGGATTCATAAAGGTTGACGACGGGAAGACGGAAGTGCAAGTCTACATCGACTGCTTAGTCTTTCCAGCAACCGAAAGCTCGGGGCCAATCTTCCAAGCTGTTAGGAAGGGGCCATTGAAAGATCAGGTCCCTCCAGGGGAGCCAAGGATTATGAGGAGCCTCCTCCAAGCTCTCCAAACGTCGGTTGAGATTGCCAAAgtttag
- the LOC109703946 gene encoding uncharacterized protein LOC109703946 isoform X1, with protein MAVAANYLLTHLKCHHQASHSPLLGLIGNNGWVLSLSTGGSWMKPQRVASNAPPIASVKPPRASNEKTNIVSADNDDGNDGVSLGTMKLPSNIDVDRFEILLFQWANSLCQGANLPLPVPLKVDKVQGGVRLGFIKVDDGKTEVQVYIDCLVFPATESSGPIFQAVRKGPLKDQVPPGEPRIMRSLLQALQTSVEIAKV; from the exons ATGGCAGTAGCTGCGAACTATCTCCTGACGCATTTAAAGTGCCATCACCAAGCCTCTCACTCCCCTTTGCTGGGATTAATCGGCAATAATGGTTGGGTTTTATCTCTCTCTACTGGTGGCTCATGGATGAAGCCTCAAAGAGTCGCTAGTAATGCACCACCCATAGCATCTGTTAAGCCACCACGAGCCTCAAATGAGAAAACCAACATTGTTTCAGCGGACAATGATGATGGTAATGATGGGGTTTCTCTTGGAACAATGAAGCTGCCTTCTAATATCGACGTTGATCGGTTCGAGATTTTGCTCTTCCAG TGGGCAAATAGTCTTTGCCAAGGTGCGAATTTGCCGCTTCCGGTCCCTCTTAAG GTGGATAAAGTACAAGGAGGAGTGAGACTGGGATTCATAAAGGTTGACGACGGGAAGACGGAAGTGCAAGTCTACATCGACTGCTTAGTCTTTCCAGCAACCGAAAGCTCGGGGCCAATCTTCCAAGCTGTTAGGAAGGGGCCATTGAAAGATCAGGTCCCTCCAGGGGAGCCAAGGATTATGAGGAGCCTCCTCCAAGCTCTCCAAACGTCGGTTGAGATTGCCAAAgtttag